In Pseudomonas hamedanensis, a single window of DNA contains:
- a CDS encoding helix-turn-helix transcriptional regulator, with amino-acid sequence MNLTGSIRNMENPHFYWQLGELIASTGDDHFASNMFQLVDTLVPVNRLDLSEWTLDERQASVVEIKPLGSAGLPQAGASHATLERPDDHPLLQKMIEMNDSLLIQLKASLLPRHPQHCVHQCNLVSRTSNRRCVISVYRPHTQRVFSLPELAFLKSLSDTLLPLIERHAQMTRQNLARQPRPPLAERDQAPLAQVFDERLALSNIVLSAREKEVCLGLLTGGTVPQMAEKLRVKNSSIETYLKRAAAKLGVSGRHGLAKWMAGA; translated from the coding sequence ATGAATCTGACCGGCAGTATTCGCAACATGGAAAACCCGCATTTTTATTGGCAACTTGGAGAGCTGATAGCCAGCACCGGCGACGATCACTTCGCCAGCAACATGTTCCAGTTGGTCGACACTTTGGTGCCGGTCAACCGCCTCGATCTCAGCGAGTGGACGCTGGATGAGCGCCAGGCGAGCGTAGTGGAGATCAAACCGCTGGGCAGCGCAGGTCTGCCGCAAGCCGGCGCCAGCCATGCCACGCTGGAGCGGCCCGACGATCATCCGCTGTTGCAGAAGATGATCGAGATGAACGATTCATTGCTGATTCAATTGAAAGCTTCACTGTTGCCGCGTCATCCGCAGCACTGCGTGCATCAATGCAATCTGGTGTCGCGCACCTCCAATCGCCGCTGCGTCATCTCGGTTTATCGCCCGCATACGCAGCGGGTGTTCTCCCTGCCGGAGCTGGCGTTTCTGAAAAGCTTGTCCGACACCCTGCTGCCGCTGATCGAGCGCCATGCGCAGATGACCCGGCAAAACCTCGCCCGCCAGCCACGCCCGCCGCTGGCCGAGCGGGATCAGGCACCGCTGGCGCAAGTCTTCGATGAACGCCTGGCATTGAGTAACATCGTCCTCTCGGCCCGCGAGAAGGAAGTCTGCCTGGGCCTGCTGACCGGCGGCACCGTGCCGCAGATGGCGGAAAAGCTGCGGGTCAAGAACAGCTCCATCGAAACCTATCTCAAGCGTGCCGCCGCCAAGCTGGGCGTCAGTGGGCGGCATGGCTTGGCGAAATGGATGGCCGGGGCTTGA
- a CDS encoding efflux transporter outer membrane subunit, producing MTGCSLIPEYQRPPSPSAAQYPMATRPATTGDDWRTLFNDPALKQLIESALVNNRDLRVAALNVQAFQAQYRIQRADLLPAVSANANELRQRLPSSVTGGQAQITSAYAVNLGISAYELDFFGRVRSLSEQALQTWLATEQARRSAELSLVSNVANAYLTWRADQQLLELSRDTLAADEQSLHLTTRNREAGKSSALEQAQARTSVDSSRVNLARYQRLVAQDLNSLTLLVGAPVPAQLPALPLAGELVSPLPAGLPSDLLQRRPDILQAEYRLKAANANIGAARAAFFPSVSLTANGGTASRELSGLFSAGSGAWTFQPQISLPLFNAGSLRASLDYARLQKDVAVAEYEKSIQTAFQEVADGLAARSTYGQQLQAQRDLVQATQDYYNLAQHRYRNGVDSSLTFLDAQRSLFASQQGLITDRLAQLVAEVNLYAALGGGWRNDDRPAR from the coding sequence ATGACGGGTTGCTCGTTGATCCCGGAATACCAGCGACCGCCATCGCCCAGTGCCGCGCAGTACCCCATGGCAACGCGGCCGGCTACAACCGGCGATGACTGGCGAACCTTGTTCAACGATCCGGCACTCAAGCAACTGATCGAAAGCGCTTTGGTCAACAACCGCGACCTGCGCGTGGCCGCGCTGAATGTTCAGGCGTTCCAGGCGCAATACCGCATTCAACGCGCTGACCTGCTGCCGGCGGTCTCGGCCAATGCCAACGAACTGCGCCAGCGCCTGCCATCCAGCGTCACCGGTGGCCAGGCGCAGATCACCTCGGCCTATGCGGTCAATCTGGGTATCAGCGCCTATGAACTGGATTTCTTCGGTCGGGTGCGCAGCCTCAGCGAGCAAGCCCTGCAGACATGGCTCGCCACCGAGCAGGCCCGGCGCAGTGCCGAACTGAGCCTGGTAAGCAATGTTGCCAATGCCTACCTGACCTGGCGCGCCGATCAGCAACTGCTCGAACTCAGCCGTGACACCCTCGCCGCCGATGAGCAAAGCCTGCACCTGACCACACGCAACCGCGAAGCCGGCAAATCTTCGGCGCTGGAACAGGCACAGGCGCGGACCAGCGTCGACAGCTCGCGGGTCAATCTGGCGCGCTATCAGCGTCTGGTCGCGCAGGACCTCAACAGCCTGACGCTGCTGGTGGGTGCGCCGGTGCCGGCGCAACTGCCGGCGCTGCCGTTGGCTGGCGAGCTGGTTTCTCCGCTGCCGGCCGGGCTGCCGTCGGACCTGCTGCAACGGCGTCCGGATATTCTCCAGGCCGAATACCGACTTAAAGCCGCCAACGCCAATATCGGCGCGGCACGTGCAGCCTTTTTCCCCAGCGTGAGCCTGACTGCCAATGGCGGCACGGCCAGCCGTGAACTCTCCGGTTTGTTCAGCGCAGGCTCCGGCGCGTGGACTTTCCAGCCGCAAATCAGCCTGCCGCTTTTCAACGCCGGCAGCCTGCGCGCCAGCCTGGATTACGCCAGGTTGCAAAAAGACGTGGCCGTCGCCGAATACGAAAAATCGATTCAGACAGCGTTTCAGGAAGTCGCCGACGGACTGGCGGCGCGCAGCACCTACGGGCAGCAATTGCAGGCCCAGCGCGATTTGGTCCAGGCCACCCAGGATTACTACAACCTGGCGCAGCACCGCTATCGCAACGGTGTCGACAGCAGCCTGACGTTTCTCG